Genomic segment of Streptomyces sp. NBC_01210:
GGTCGTCGAAGTGCGTGTAGTACAGGTCGATGTAGTCGGTACGCAGCCGACGCAGCGACTCCTCGGCCGCGGCCACGATATTGGTGGCGGAGAGGCCCCTGTACTGGGGGTGGGCGCCGACCTTGGTGGCGACGACGACCTCGGAACGGTTGCCGCGCGCGGCAAGCCAGTTGCCGATGACGGTCTCGGACTCGCCGCCCTCGTTGCCCGGCCCCCATGCGGAGTAGACGTCGGCGGTGTCGATGAAGTTGCCGCCGGCGGCCACGTACGCGTCGAGCACGGCGAAGGACTGCGTCTCGTCGGCGGTCCAGCCGAAGACATTGCCGCCGAGGCAGAGCGGAAAGACGGCCAGGCCTGAGGAGCCAAGGGTACGGAGGGAAGTCATACCTTGATCAACAGCCAGACCGGGCCGCGCTATTCCGTCTACGCCAGGACTGCCGTGAGGTGCTCACGGCAGGACTGCCGGGCTGCGGTGCTCGATCAGACTGTGAGGCCCTTGCCCTGGAGCCAGGCCATCGGGTCGATGCCCGAACCGCCCGGGGTGTGCACCTCAAGGTGCAGATGCGGGCCCGTGACATTGCCGGTCGCGCCCACGCGACCGATCGTCTCGCCCGTCGTCACCTTCTGGCCCACGCTGACCGACATCGACGACTGGTGGCAGTACCAGACCTCCGTACCGTCCTCGAGCTCCAGGACCGTGCGGTAGCCGTACGAGCCCGACCAGCCCGCCGACTTGACGGTCCCGCCGTGCACCGCCTTGACCGGCGTGCCCGTCGGTGCGGCGAAGTCCAGGCCGGTGTGGTAGCCCGAGGACCACATGGAGCCGGCCTCGCCGAAGGTGGAGGTGATCGTGTACGCGGAGGTGGGCAGCGCGAAGTTCGCGGCCAGCTTGGCGAGCCGCTCCGCCTCCGCCTTGGCCTCCGCGGCCGCCTCGGCCTTCTGCTTCGCGGCCTCGGCCTTCGCCTCCGCCGCCGTCTGCTGCTGCTTCGCCTCCGCCGCAGCCTTCTCGGCGGCGAGCTTCTCCGCGGCCGACTTGGCCCCGGCGTCCGCCTCGGCCCGCTGCTGATCGGCCTGCTGAAGGATGCGGGCGCGCAGGGCCTCACCGGCGCCGGCCGCGCCCGTCTCCGCGTCCGCCTCGGTGCCGTCCTCCCCGGCGAGGGTCATCGCCGTGAGCGGCGAGGCGTTCGCGTTCCCCGACTGCGCGTCGGCGCCGTCGGACATCAAGGCACCCACACCCGGCAGTGACGCGGCGTCGGGCAGCTTGTCCTTGATCGAGTCCGGAAGGTCCGGCAGCGATATGGAGACCGGCGGCTTGTCCTGCGCGCTGGCCATACCGCCCGCGCCGACCGCTGCGATCACACCGACGCCGAGCACCGTGGAGCTGCGGGCGAGTCCGCCGCGCTGCTTCATGACACGGTGCCGGCCGCGCACCGGACGAACGGAGTCCTCGGTGGGGTTCCATTCCTCCCATGCCCGCTCCGCTACGTCGTCGCCGAAGAAGTCGGATTGAAAGGGGGTTTCGGGTGCGGGGGCAGGGCTTTTGGACGCCACGGAGGCGTACTCCTTTCCTTCCTTCTCGCCTACCGGGTTAGCTGACGGGTTCGGAGCAGGAAGGTCTCCTACGAGCGCTTCGACCGCGAACAAAGCGGCAAAAGGTGCCCGATTCACCCCAATTGGTGGTTCCCCGGTTCCCTTGCGGGATTCGGCGCGTGCGCACGGTGCCGTCTCTTGCGACGGCTGGGACAACCGCGCTGCGTTATCGAACGTTAATAGACGCCAGGGCCGGATTCCAAGCTGTTCCGACTATTCATTGAAGACATTGGCCTGGACTTACCGGGACACAAGCGGCCGGAGTCGGGCGACTTGATCGATGCCCGGACCGCACCGCACTTCTGACGGTGCTTCAAATGTAATGCGGAGGGGTGTCCTTCGACTACACACGGTACTGGCCGGTGTCTTCCTGCTCCCCTTTGATCACGCCTACGGTCCTGCGGCGCTCCGGCTGCCCGTCGAGCGGGCGGCTGACCGCCAGCAGCGCCATGTCGTCGTTGGGACCGCCGCCCGTATGCAGGCGTACATCGTCGACGATCGCGTCCAGCAGCTCCTCGGGGCCGGCGAAGAGCCGGCCGCCGAGCCGCTCGACGGGGTTGTAGAAGGTACCGTCCGCGTCGCGCGCCTCGGTCACCCCGTCGGTGTAGAGGAGCAGCGTGGCCCCGGCCGGGAGCGGATACTCGTCCGCCAGGTCCGGCAAGATCCCCAGATCACCCATTCCCAGCGGCAGCGCGTGCTCGGTCGGCTCCAGCTTGTCCAGATCGCCGTCGGCGTGCAGCACCAGCGGCTCCGGATGGCCACGGTTCACCACCCGCACCACGCCCTCGCCGCGCGGAATCTCGGCGAGTACGGCGGTGGTGAACCCCTCGAACACGTCCAGGGTGCCCCGTCTCGTCCCCTCGCGCGTGAGCGCCCGCTCCAGGCGCCCGGCGACGCCCTCGATCGATCTCTCCTGCTCGGCGGCCTCCCGGAACGCCCCGATGACCACCGCCACGGCCTCGACCGCCCCCATCCCCTTGCCCCGGACGTCGCCCACGACCAGCCGCACACCGTGCGGGGTGTCCTGTACGGCGAAGAGGTCACCGCCGATGAACGCGTCCGCCTGCGCCGCCTCGTACCGCGCGGCGATCTGCATCCCGCCGATCCGGTCGGCGGGGGTGGGCAGCACGGCGCGCTGCGCGGTCTCGGCGATGTCGCGGGCGGAGGCCAGGCGCCTGCCGCTGAGCCGTACCACCCGGTTGATGAAGAGCGCCAGGCCGGCGACGGTGACCACGGTGAACAGCTCGGTGTTCGCCGGGGTCGTGGTCAGGGTCCCGTTGTAGACGTGCAGACCCAGCACACTGACGACGGTGGCGATGCCGGTCAGCAAGGTGGCGGGAAAGGAGAAGAACGGCGCGGCGATCAGCGGAGCGGCGGCGAAGAGCGGAGATGCGGTGTACTCGGACGGGGTGAGGAGATCGAAGACCACGCCGGCAATGATCATCAGCCAGGGCAGCGCGAGGACAAGACGGTGAGCGCCGGCGCCGCCGTCCTGCTCTCGCTGCCCCACCAGTGATCTCCTGACCAGTCCAGCCACGGCGGCGGAAAGTACCGCGCTCATCCCAGGTTGGCCGTAGCCGCGCCGGGCTGCGACTCTCCGTCGGCCAACCGGGCGACGCCGACGGTTGGGGCCGGGTACGGACGGTTGGGGCCGGGTACGACAGTGGCCCGGCACTCTGATCGAGTGCCGGGCCACTGGCTGCAGTAGCGGGGACAGGATTTGAACCTGCGACCTCTGGGTTATGAGCCCAGCGAGCTACCGAGCTGCTCCACCCCGCGTCGGTGAACACAACCTTACGCCATCCGGAGCAAGATCAAATCCATTTTATGAGGCGGTCTGCTCCGAAGCCTCTCCGAAGGCTCCCCGCATGGCTGTGGCCCACGCTGCGCAGCACCCTCGCGGTCGGCCGTCCCGCGACGGACAAGGAACTGCTGAGGGTGCTGCGCAGCGGCACTGCGCGCTGTTTCAGCGGCGGCGCAGGCGGAGTGCGGTGAGCGCGCCGCCGGCCGCGATCAGTACCGCGGCGGTGATCGCCGCGTACCAGGTGGAGCTGGACGATCCGGTGCTGGCGAGGGCGCCGGTGGTGGTGACGGGGTCGTTCGCGACGGCCGCCGCCGAGGTCGTGGCGGAGGCGGACGGGGTGCCGGACGGCGTCGCGGACGCGGTCGGGGAGGGCGAGGCGGACGCAGTCGAGGAGGGGGTCGCGGTCGGCTTGCCGCTCGGGGCGGTGCCGCGCTCGGGGGCGACCGTGATCCTGCCCTGGGCCCCCAGGAACGGATGGATGTTGCCCTCGGTGAGCGACGTCGTCGCCTGCAGCGTGAGCTTGACCGGCTTCTGGATGCCCTTGAAGTCGATGACGCTCACGCGAAGGCGGGTGCGGTGCATGACGTAGCTCTTGCGGATGTCCGCCAGCTGCCACTTCTCCTCGCCCGCGAACTTCTTGACCCTGGTGTACTTGCCGTCCTCGCCGAGCTCATCGATCACCAGCTCAGGGATCTTCCCCGTGGAGCCGGGCTCCTCGACGACCTCCAGGGTGGTCCTCAGGTCGGAGTCGAAGGTCACCCCGCCCTTGAGCTGGTGGACGATGTCGACGTTGCCCGTCGTGCCGGGCTTGATGGGAGCGTTCTCGTCGGTCTCGAGCGTCATGGAGGCGGGCCCGGTGCTGATCTTCGGGCTGGCCTCGAAGACCAGGGTGTCGTCGTTCTGGCGCTGGGTGTGCTCGGCCAGGTCGTCGGCCAGGAGCTTCAGATTGCCGTTGTTGGACGGGTAGTTCTTGCCGAGGCCGACGGAGACCTTCCAGCTCAGCTCACCCTTGGCAGGTACCGAGAACGGGGCGTTCCTGCCCTTCTCGGCCGGGTAGAACATGCCCTGCGCGCCCGCGTCCTGCTGCCCGACGAACTCGTCCGTGGCCGGGGCGTTCACCGGCTGCACGTCGAAGACGATGTGCGAGGCCGCGATGGGGCTCGCGCCGTCCGTGTCGCCGATCATCCACGGCTGGAAGTCCACCGCCTTGTCCGCGGAGTTCTTCACGGTGAACGTGAAGGTCTCGCTCGCCCCGCCGCGGGTCAGCGGCCCGGACGGCGCCGGGGTGCCCAGCTCGATGGTGAGGGGCTTGCTCGAGGCCACCGGGGCGGCGTGGGCGCTGAGCGGGACAAGGGTGGTGCCGACGGCGGCGGCGACGGTGAGCGCGGCGGCGGAGGCGAAGCGAACGGACATGGTGGACTCCCCCCAAGGAATCGACTAGGGGCCGGACTGCCGGTGGATGGGCGACAGTCGGCCGTACCTAAGAGCAGCGCGGCACAGCGCCGCTGCAGACGGTGAAGCGAGATGAGCGAGATGAGAGAAATGAGCGGCCGGCTCGCAGAGCGCGCGCCGGATGAGAGATCGCCTTCCGTCCGGCCCTGCGCGGTCCCGGCTTGCGGCGATGTGCATATCTTCACCGCTCAAGATCGGCCGGGCAATCCCCGTACTGTCACCGCTTCGCAACAGCGTCCGGAAGGCGAAAATCCGCCTCTGACCTGGGAGTTGCCTCCAGTCGTCGGGTCCGGCTACGCAGGGGGCAGCAGCCGCGCGGCCCGCATCTGCAGGTAGCGCGTCTCCGGGACGCTGAGCGTGCGCTGTGCCGCCAACCGGTAGGCGGCTCGGGCGCCTTCGGCATCCCCGGCCTTCTCCAGCAGGTGTGCCCGTACGGCGTCGAGCCGATGGTGCCCCGCCAACCGGTCCTCCAGCTTGGCGACTTCGGCGAGCCCGGCCTCGGGGCCGTGCACCATGGCGACGGCCACGGCACGGCCGAGCTCGGCCATCGGCTCGGGGGCGCGGCGTACGAGGACGTCGTACAGAGCGAGGATCTGCGGCCAGTCGGTGTCCTCGGCACGAGCCGCCTCGTCGTGCAGCGCCGCGATCGCCGCCTGCAGCTGGTAGGCCCCGGCCGGCCCCTCGGACAGGGCCTCCTCCACCAGCGCGCTGCCCTCGGCGATCGCCTTCCCGTCCCAACGGCTGCGGTCCTGCTCGTCGAGCGGTACCAGTTCGCCGTGCGGTCCGGTGCGGGCCGCGCTGCGCGCGTCGGTGAGCAGCATCAGCGCCAGCAGCCCGGTCACCGCCCCCTCCTGCGGCAGGAGCCGGCGTACGGCCCGGGTCAGCCGGATCGCTTCGGCGGCGAGATCGGCGCGGTGCAGATCGCTGCCGGAGGTCGCCGTATAGCCCTCGTTGAAGATCAGGTAGAGCACCTGCAGCACGACCGCGAGCCGCTGATCGCGGTCCTCGCGCCCCGGCTGCCGGAACGGCACTCCCTTGACCTTCTGCTTGGCCCGGCTGATGCGCTGCGCCATGGTCGCCTCCGGCACAAGATGCGCACGGGCGATCTCGGCCGTGGTCAGCCCCCCGACGGCACGCAGGGTGAGCGCGATCTGCGCGGCCGGCGTGAGCTCGGGGTGACAGCACAGGAAGAGCAGGGTGAGGGTGTCGTCCTCGGACGGTGCGCGGCTCTCTCCGGGCGCGGGCGCCGTGAAGGCGTCTCGAGGCGTCAGCGCCGCGACCGTCTCCTCACGTCTGCGCCGGGCCTCGTCGCTGCGCAGCGCTTCCGTGAGCCGACGGGACGCGACCTTGATCAGCCAACCGCGCGGATTGTCGGGCCGGCCCGCATCGGGCCACTGCTGCGCGGCCGCGAGCAGCGCCTCCTGTACGGAGTCCTCGGCCAGATCGAAGTGCCCGTACCGGCGCACCAGCGCGCCGAGGACCTGCGGCGCGTGCAGACGCAGCAGGTCCTCGATGCCGGTCGTACCTCTCACACACAGCCTCCGCCGTCCTGGATGGGCCGGATGACCACCGGATAGGGGGGAGCCCCCTCGGGCGCCGGGCACGTCGCGACGCGCGCGGCGATCTCGGTGACCCGCTCCAGGCTCTCGCAGTCGAGTACCCAGTACCCGGCGAGCAGCTCCTTGGTCTCTCCGTACGGACCGTCCGTGATCACGGGCTTCCCGTCCTTGCCGGCACTGACGAAGCGGGTCTGCGCGGGCTCGGCCAGGCCGTTCCCGTCGACGAGCTCACCGGACTCGGAGAGGTCGTTGTTGACCTCGCCCATGAAGGCGAACATCGCCTGCAGATCCTTCTCGCTCCAGGCCGGGCTGTGCGCGGACGCCTGGCCGCGCATGGCCTCGTAGTCGGCCTGCGAGCCCTGGACCATCACCAGATACTTCATGGTTTCGCTCCCTCGGATGCGTTGCCGCCCCTTGCGGGCAACTCTCACAGGGGACGTCGCGGCCGATGACGGATTCTCGACACCTCGCGGAGAAATTTTCCGGAACTACTCGTCAGGACCACTCGCCCGGAACGTCGTCCGGGGTGTGCGGGCGGCCCGGCCTGTGGGAGTCGTCCCGCAGGACCGGCCTGTGTCATCCCGCGTTTTCGTCCATTCGGCCCGGCCGGACGTGCCCTCTCCGTCGCCATGAGCGGAAATGGATCAGGAGGCAGCAGCCCTCGGCGGCTACCAAACTGACGCAGGAGCACGGATGACAAACTCGTCGGAACCGCGGCAGGAACCGTCACCGGAACCTGCGCCGGAGGGCTCGGCGGCGGGCGGTCGGCCGCAGGGTTCGCCGGCGGGCGGTTCGGCGGCGACGCGGATCGCGAGGAAGGTGTCATCGGCAGTCCTCATCGTCCTCACGTGCATTCTCGTCCCGCTGTCCGTAGTGACGGTCTGGGTGCACGACATCGTGCTCGACACCGACCGGTACGTCGCCACAGTCGCCCCCCTGGCGAGCGATCCGGCGATCCAGGACGCCGCGGTGAATCGCGCCGTCCAGGCGGTGGACGTCCGCTTCGACGCCAAGGAATTCACTACCAATGTGGCTGACTGGCTTCAGTCGCAGGGGCTGCCGCCCCTCGCCGCGCAAGCAGTCAAGGGCTTCGCTCCGCAGGTGGCTTCCGCCGTCAACGGCGCGGTCGAGAAGGTTGCCCGCCGCTTCGTCGAGAGCGACCGGTTCAAGAAGGTGTGGACCACCGCCAACCGGATCGGCCACAACGCCGTCGACCACGCGCTCACCGGCAAGGGGCGCGGAGCGGTCGGCATCGAAGAAGGAACCGTCACCCTCAATGTCGGCACTGCCGTGGAGACCATCAAGAAGGACCTCGTCGACGCGGGGCTGAAACCGGCCTCGAAGATTCCCACCGTCAACAAGCAACTGGTCCTCTTCAAGTCCGACGAGCTCGCCAAGTACCAGAACGCCGCGCACGCGCTCGATGTGATCGGCAACTGGATGCCGATCATCACCGTGCTCCTCGGTGCGGCCGGTGTGCTGCTCGCCCATCACCGCAGGCGCGCCCTGGCCAAGACCGCCCTCGGCGCCGCCCTGGCCTGCCTGATCGTTGTCATCGCCCTGGTCGTCGGCCGTAGCTACTACCTCAGCCACCTGCCGCCCCAGGTGCTGTCCCACGCCGCCGCTGGAGCGGTCTACGACACGCTTCTGCACTTCCTGCGCGTCACGCTCCGCACCGTGATCGTGCTTGGCGTGATCATCGCTGTCGGCGCGTACCTGATCGGACCCGGCCGACTGCCCCGCGCGGCGCGGGACAGGGCCGACCGCACC
This window contains:
- a CDS encoding M23 family metallopeptidase codes for the protein MASKSPAPAPETPFQSDFFGDDVAERAWEEWNPTEDSVRPVRGRHRVMKQRGGLARSSTVLGVGVIAAVGAGGMASAQDKPPVSISLPDLPDSIKDKLPDAASLPGVGALMSDGADAQSGNANASPLTAMTLAGEDGTEADAETGAAGAGEALRARILQQADQQRAEADAGAKSAAEKLAAEKAAAEAKQQQTAAEAKAEAAKQKAEAAAEAKAEAERLAKLAANFALPTSAYTITSTFGEAGSMWSSGYHTGLDFAAPTGTPVKAVHGGTVKSAGWSGSYGYRTVLELEDGTEVWYCHQSSMSVSVGQKVTTGETIGRVGATGNVTGPHLHLEVHTPGGSGIDPMAWLQGKGLTV
- a CDS encoding PP2C family protein-serine/threonine phosphatase → MSAVLSAAVAGLVRRSLVGQREQDGGAGAHRLVLALPWLMIIAGVVFDLLTPSEYTASPLFAAAPLIAAPFFSFPATLLTGIATVVSVLGLHVYNGTLTTTPANTELFTVVTVAGLALFINRVVRLSGRRLASARDIAETAQRAVLPTPADRIGGMQIAARYEAAQADAFIGGDLFAVQDTPHGVRLVVGDVRGKGMGAVEAVAVVIGAFREAAEQERSIEGVAGRLERALTREGTRRGTLDVFEGFTTAVLAEIPRGEGVVRVVNRGHPEPLVLHADGDLDKLEPTEHALPLGMGDLGILPDLADEYPLPAGATLLLYTDGVTEARDADGTFYNPVERLGGRLFAGPEELLDAIVDDVRLHTGGGPNDDMALLAVSRPLDGQPERRRTVGVIKGEQEDTGQYRV
- a CDS encoding RNA polymerase sigma factor, yielding MRGTTGIEDLLRLHAPQVLGALVRRYGHFDLAEDSVQEALLAAAQQWPDAGRPDNPRGWLIKVASRRLTEALRSDEARRRREETVAALTPRDAFTAPAPGESRAPSEDDTLTLLFLCCHPELTPAAQIALTLRAVGGLTTAEIARAHLVPEATMAQRISRAKQKVKGVPFRQPGREDRDQRLAVVLQVLYLIFNEGYTATSGSDLHRADLAAEAIRLTRAVRRLLPQEGAVTGLLALMLLTDARSAARTGPHGELVPLDEQDRSRWDGKAIAEGSALVEEALSEGPAGAYQLQAAIAALHDEAARAEDTDWPQILALYDVLVRRAPEPMAELGRAVAVAMVHGPEAGLAEVAKLEDRLAGHHRLDAVRAHLLEKAGDAEGARAAYRLAAQRTLSVPETRYLQMRAARLLPPA
- a CDS encoding YciI family protein; protein product: MKYLVMVQGSQADYEAMRGQASAHSPAWSEKDLQAMFAFMGEVNNDLSESGELVDGNGLAEPAQTRFVSAGKDGKPVITDGPYGETKELLAGYWVLDCESLERVTEIAARVATCPAPEGAPPYPVVIRPIQDGGGCV